The genomic stretch GGCCTCTACGTCTGCAAGGCCAAGAACAGCGTTGGCGAGACCTACGCCGCGGCCACGCTCAAAGTGGAGGCAGGGGAGtcacagcaggaggaggagggggaggaaggatgCCCGGGCAGCCAGGCACCCACCTTCCTGGTCGGGCCCTCGTCCCTGCGGGTGTGCCGGGGGGAAGACGTGACCTTCTCCTGCCGGGTGTCCGGGCAGCCCTGCCCGCTGCTGGAGTGGGAGAAGGACGGGCACAAGCTCGGCGACCTCTTTGAGAGCAGCCACTTCGCGGTGGGGCAGGCGCCGGAGGACTGGCACTTCCTCAAGCTGTTCGGCGCCCGGCCCCCGGACGCGGGGGTCTACGTGTGCCGGGCACGCAGCGGCTCCCGGGAGGCCCTGGCTGCGGCCGTGCTCCTGGTGGAGCCGCGGGCGATGGATGCGACCCCTGACAGCTCCCCCTCCAACGGCCCCCAGCTGCTGGCCGAGCGGCAGCCGCGGCGGCACCGGCACGCAGGGACGGACACCTGGGCGCCGGTGCCCAACGGGGTGCCGGGGGCCAAGGCGTTCGCCGTGAGCGCGGGGAAGCACGCCAAGTTTCGCTGCTATGTCACCGGCAAGCCCAAGCCGGAGATCATCTGGCAGAAGGACGGCAAGCCCCTGGCGCCGAGCCGCCGGCACCTCATCTACGAGGACCGGGAGGGCTACTTCATCCTGAAGGTGCTGTACTGCAAGCCCCAGGACCAGGGGCTGTACGTCTGCACCGCCTCCAACACGGCCGGGCAGACCCTCAGCGCCGTGCAGCTCCAGGTGAAGGGTAGGTGCACGCCTGGGGATGGGTTTGGGGGGTCAGGGGCTTTTGCCTGGCAGGCATCTGTGCGTGCCGGGGCACCTGGGGTGCACGCAGCaccgtggggtccctcccaggTGGGGCTGTGGGACCATCCCCGCCCCACACCTCCCttgtgcccagccctgccccgctccccgcacCGTGCTGAGATGCCTGCTGCAGGGTGcccgctgctgcagccccaaCAGCTCGCTGCTGAGGTGCCGGTGGTGGCATCCTTTTGCTTCCCCAGTCCATGCTGTGCTTCAGCATGGAGAGGCTTTTCTTCCTGAGGCTCCGGGTTCTCCCCATACCAAattcctccttcccagctgctgcgACCCAAAATAGCTGTTGGGAGCAGGGGTCTGCCGTCCGCCACCCCCGCGGCTGCGCTCCTGACGCGGGAGGAATGCGGGGGCCCTGCACACGCGGGTGCTCACCCTCGGCGAGCAGGACGTGGGCGCAGCCTCTGGGGGTGGGCaggctggtggtggtggcgcCTGGTGCCCGAGGAGGCGTGCAGGAGGGTGCTGTGTGCCCTCAGCTCCCATCTCTCCCGGCGGCAGAGCACCGGGTGCGCTTCCAGGTGCAGCTGGAGGACGTGGAGGTGGCGGAGCGGGAGGACGCGGTGCTGGAGTGCCACGTGCCGCTGGAGACCATCCCCACCGCCTGGTTCCTGGAGGAccgggagctgcagcccagccacaaGTACGTGATGGAGGACCACGGCGTGGTGCGGCGCCTGACCATCCGCGACGCCCGCACCGACGACGACGGCATCTACCTCTGCCAGATGAAGGACAAGGGGCGCAGCATCGCAGAGGTCTCCGTCCGAGGTGACATTTTAcaaccacctcctcctctgtccCACCCTGCTCCTTGCTTTCCAGCCAGCCCAGCCCGCTCCCCAGCATCCTCACATGTCTCTTCTCCCAGGGGTGATTGTGAAGAGGCTGCCACGGAAGCTGGATGTGATGGAGGGGGAGAACGCGGCGTTCTGCGTGGAGACGCGGGAGGCTGTGGAGGGGATCTGCTGGAGCCACAacgggctgcagctgcacgAGTCGCCCCGCATCGTGCTGAAGAGCTTCGGCAGGACGCACCTCCTGGTGCTGGTGCACGTCACCCGCGAGGACGCCGGCGTCATCTCCTTCGCCATCGGGGAGTCGCAGACGTCCTCCCAGCTCCGCGTCAAGTGTAAGGGCCTGGCGGCGTGCAGCGGCCCCGCATCCTCCATCCTTCCCATTCACCGGGGGCTGGGTTTTGAGCCGGGCTCCAGTCTCgctggcaggctgcagagccccaTCACTGGCACTGCGCTGCACTGGAGCACATCCCAGTGAAAGAGCCTGCCTGCCCCCCATCATGCCCCCCAGGCACCCCGCTGGGAGCCGCACTGCAGCCAACGCAGGCCGTGTGTTGCAGGTGTGAAGCGCGACCCCCCCAGCGCGCCGGTGGCGGCCCAGATGAGCACGGAGCAGAGCAACGCGGCCCTGCTGACGTGGTGCCCCGCGCCCGACGTGCACCACCGCCCGCCCAGCACCTACGTCCTGGAGCgccgggaggcggcgggcggcgagTGGgtgcagtgcctcaccaccgAGCTGGCCGGCCGCGTGCAGGTGCTGGGCGACAGCGTGCCCCGCGAGGCCGACTACTGCTTCCGCGTCTGCGCCGTCAACAAGCACGGCCGCAGCGGCCCCGTGGAGTTCCCCGGATCCGTGCATCTCGGTGAGGGCGCAAAGCCCCTCGGGGACCCCtttggggctgtggggtgccccGCGTCCCGCAGTGTGGGAGCTGTGAGGGGGTGATGGTGCTGGCAGGCTGCCGGAGCTGAGCTCccgctgtgctgcagcccccgcAGCTCGCCTGGAGAAGGGCTTGCAGGACGTGTGGGTGCGGGACGGCGAGGACGCGCGCTTCTCCCTGGAGCTGTCAGCCTCGGTGCAGGGCGCCTGGTTCCTGAACGGTGCGAggctggcagaggaggagggtggCCGGTACGGCGTGCAGCACTGCAGGACGGAGCACTCGCTGCTGATCCGGGGAGCAAAGCTGGCTGACAGCGGTGCCACGGTCACCTTCGTGGCCGGTGGCGTGCGGGACTCGGCCACGCTGCACGTGCAAGGTGAGCGGGTGCTCGCCCTGGGGTCCTGCAAGCCAAAGAGCAGCAGGTGGGGAGCTGCCCCTAACGTTCTTATCCTCTGCACCGGCTCCCAGCCCCGCCGGCCCACATCGCCCCGGTGCCCGAAGCCCAGCGGCTCCGGGAGCTGCCGTCGGGGCTGCCGGTGCTGCTGGAGTGCGAGGTGTCCCCGGAGGGAGCCCCCGTCCGCTGGCTGAAGGACGGCGAGGCCGTGCCCCCGGACGGCGTTATCGCCATGCAGGCGGAGGGCTGCGTGCGGAGGCTGCTCATCCGCTCGGCCACCCCTGGGGACGCCGGTACCTACACCTGCGACACCGGGGACGACGCCGTGAGCTTCGTGGTGACCGTGACGGGTGAGCTGAGCACCACAGGCACCAGCTTGGGTGTGACTTCATgtgcccctgcccctctccttaTCCCCGGGGGTCCTGGtggcggggctgggagctgccaccACGTGGGTGCCCGCGCTGAGCCCCGTGTCCCCGGGCAGAGGCGCCGGTGAGGATTGTCAGCTCCAACGAGGGTTTCCCCCACGCCTACACGGCCGGGCAGCGCGTGGAGCTGTGGTGCCAGCTGTCCCGCGCCGAGGCCCCGGTGTGCTGGTACAAGGacggggaggaggtggaggagggtgaGAGCCTGGTGCTGGAGCATGAGGGGACACGGTGCCggctggtgctgccctgcgCCCGGCCGCAGGACGCAGGAGAGTTCGTCTGCGACGCGGGCGGCGACTCCGTCTTCTACACCATCACCGTGGCAGGTGGGTGCCTGGGGACACGTCCCGGGGTGGTGCATGGCCAGAAACAAAGGGGAAAGCTGTCGGTGGCACATCAGAGATGCCCTTGGTGCATGCTCAGCAGCATACCCGTCAGACAGGGGCCTCTGTGGCAGCTTTGGTGCCTAAAACCCCCGGGACTGGCAGCGAACCGGGCGCCTTGCTCGGTCACCCTGCAGCCCTGCGGGCTGGCGCCCAGCATCCCCGCGCTGGGGTGTTTGCTGCTCCGTAAACAAAACCTCCCCCGGGGCTCTAAAAATAGTGGGTAGGAGTACCGGCACCTGGCGTGGGGTGACTCGCAGCTGGAGGCCGAGCTGACGGACAGCGTTAATTGCTGACCTAAAAATTAGCGGTTGCCTGGCTACTGGCGGTCCGGCCGGGCCTGCTGCCTGCACGCGGGGCCGGCACCACGCAGCGGCTCCCCCGGCCGCCGGGCGGTTGTTGGCACGGGTCGTGGCGGCTCAGATGGCAAAAGATAACGAAACCTGAAAAGGAGTGAAAGGCTTCCTGTCGCCGGCCCCAGCACACGCCGTCCCACAGACGCAGGAAGGCCACGGGGGCAGAGGGAAGGCCTGCTGACAGGGCAGGCTGAGTGCAGCCGTAAAAGCTCTCCGCAAGGCAGCGGGTGGCCAAGGGGCAAAGTTAGTGGCCGGGGGTGTGATGGGTGGTAAGAGGCTGGGAGAAACAGCGACGTGGAAGCTgctgggagggggaagaaggaaggatttTAGCGTGATGGAGTCGAAATCACCCACAGAAAGGACAGGCTGTGGCCGGAGTGCTTTGGATGCAGGAGGCATCGTCCGTCCCGCGGCAGTTTGGTGCACGGGGAGTTCAGCTCCTGCAGCGCCAGGGAGGGGAAGCACCAGCTGCGGAGCTTGGCCTTTCAGCCCGGCAGCTTGGCATACCTCAGGCTCAAGGGCCTTAGGGAGCCCGGCTCGGTTAGCCCAGTGCTGGTCACCGGGTACCGGTACCGGTGTCAGCGGGGCGCGAGGGGGTGCCgcagcctggggctgtgcccGCCCTGGCACGGAGGCAGGTTTGGCTGGGGGccatggcactgctgctgcagcacgcTTGGATTCCCCCAGGCATCCCAGCTATCCCCCGGGCTGCTGCAGTGCACGAGcccagctgcccacagccccgCCATCCCCAGATGCCTCCGGGCTTTCTGGTGGCTGCCAGGTGCCAGGGCTCCCTGGGGCCGTCAGTGGGGCTGGAGCATGGCCCCCTCCTCCTTCACGCAGGGCTTCCTGCAAGTAGAGCCCTCCAGGCAGTGGCCGTGGGTGGCTTTGTACCATGGCTGTGCCTCCTCAGCTTCACAGGTTTTGGTTTGCGGGGCCCATTTCCACCTCCACTTCTCCGTGCTGGAGCTCCTGGCCCGTCTCACTCTGCCTGGCCCCGCCGCGGGCTCGCTGCCCGCTTCCCAAGGGATTAACACCGCCCGCTGCTCTGAAGGGGGCTCTGGGGGCATGGGGAAATAGCAGACCCAAGCAGGAGGTCGGGGCTTTCAGGTTCAATGTCCCCAGCGACGTGATCGCTTTTAGCAGGCCCCTGTGGGCCGGGAGCCGCGGGGCGTTTGATGGGGGCGCGGGGCGGACGCAGGCTCGGCGTGGTGCGGGTCAGCCCCTGCGAGCTGGCCGGCTGCCACCGCTGCCCTGCGGAGCGCGGCCGAGTGCCGGCACCGAGCCCTGACGGGGCCGAAAACCCCTCGGGTGGTGGCAGAgcacggggccggggccggggcaggtCGCTGCGTCGGGGGCCGGCGGGGTGCTTTAGTGCCAGCCGTGCCCCGTGCCACCCGCAGCCGGGCTGAGCACCCGCGGCGTGGTCCTGGCCAAACACAGCCTGCCGCAATGCGGGACGTGGCGCTGGGAGCACCCGCAGCCACACAGGGGCCGCACCCTGACCTCCTGAGGGCTTCTCACCAGGGTGTCCTggggggtgggcaggagggatggggattGGCACCACGCAGCCAGGCTGCAAGCTGGGGCACCGGAGAGGTGAAAGCAGAGGGAGCCTGGGCAGGGCAGCCCAACGCTTGTGCCATGCAGGACGTGGATCAGGTGGTGGCTTCCAGCTTTAAAACCAGTGAGCAGGAGAAGCCATCGCCCCACGCAGGGCTTTGCATTGCCCCACCGTCAGCTCGGGTCGACCCACCCATGCTGAGCCCCGTGTCCCTGGGCAGAGGCGCCGGTGAGGATTGTCAGCTCCAACGAGGGTTTCCCCCACGCCTACACGGCCGGGCAGCGCGTGGAGCTGTGGTGCCAGCTGTCCCGCGCCGAGGCCCCGGTGTGCTGGTACAAGGacggggaggaggtggaggagggcGAGAGCCTGGTGCTGGAGCATGAGGGGACACGGTGCCggctggtgctgccctgcgCCCGGCCGCAGGACGCGGGAGAGTTCGTCTGCGACGCGGGCGGCGACTCCGTCTTCTACACCATCACCGTGGCAGGTGGGTGCGTGGCACAgcggcagccccccgccccttctcctcctgtccTCGCCTCCCCCTTGCTGCCTGCGCTGGCTCCCGGCTGCCCCACTGCGggatgcagcagctgcagctcctcggCAGGGCCGGCTGCTCCATCTCCTGCCGGGGCAGCCCAagccccccgcagcccaccCTGTGTGTGGGCCAGGCAACGGGgacacagccccagccccagttCTCTCGgttcccccagccccgccggccCGCATCGCCCCGGTGCCCGAAGCCCAGCGGCTCCAGGAGGTGCCGTCAGGGCTGCCGGTGCTGCTGGAGTGCAAGGTGTCCCCGGAGGGAGCCCCCGTCCGCTGGCTGAAGGACGGCGAGGCCGTGGAGCCCTCCGAGACCCTGGCCATCCAGTCGGAGGGATGCTTGCGGAGGTTGCACGTCCCCGCAGCCGCACTGTCGGACTCAGGGACGTACACCTGCGATGCCGGGGACGCCGCCGCCAGCTTCAGGGTGACTGTGATCGGTGAGCTGCCAGGGGTGACATCCCTGTGTGGGGCTCACGCAGCGCCCTGTCACCGCGCTGAGCCCCGTGTCCCCGGGCAGAGGCGCCGGTGAGGATTGTCAGCTCCAACGAGGGTTTCCCCCACGCCTACACGGCCGGGCAGCGCGTGGAGCTGTGGTGCCAGCTGTCCCGCGCCGAGGCCCCGGTGTGCTGGTACAAGGacggggaggaggtggaggagggcGAGAGCCTGGTGCTGGAGCGCGAGGGGACACGGTGCCGGctggtgctgccctgtgcccgGCCGCAGGACGCGGGAGAGTTCGTCTGCGCTGCTGGGGACACTTCTGTCTCCTACCACATCATGGTGGCAGGTGGGTGGCACAGCTGGGATGCCACAGGGGAAGGGAAGCTGGGCTGCGACGTGTGCCCTTTGGTCCTTTGCTCCtggcctccagcagctctgcccccgTGTGCTGGGGTGAGAGGCTGTGACCGGCACCTGCAcaccctggggatggggacgcaGGTGGGGGTAAGCAGCGGGAGGAGCGGCGTGGCGAGCAGCTCTCACCCTTCCCCCGTGCCCCGCCAGAGCCACGAGTCAGGATCCTGCACCCCGCGCAGCGCTCGCTGGAGCTGCCGGTGCTGGCGCCGGGGCGCGTGGAGCTGCGCTGCGAGCTGTCCGTGCCCGCCGCCCCCGTGCGCTGGTTCAAGGACGGGCTGGAGGTGGACGAGTCCGACAACCTGCGGCTGCTGGCGGAGGGCGCCTGGCGCTGCCTCCTCATCCCCAGGAGCAGCGCGGAGGACACGGGCGAGTACATCTGCGAGAGTAAGGACGAGGCCGTCTCCTTCGACGTCAAGGTGTCAGGTTAGCGGGGGGCAGGGAGCCTTCCCCAGCCCGGGTGAGGGTCACCGGCTCCTGCCTGGAGCTGTGGGTACCGCTGTCCTTGCAGAGCCCCCGGTGATGATCCTGCAGCCGCGGAGACCTCCCCCGGTTGTGAAGGCATCCCCGGGGGACACGGTGACGCTGGCCTGCGAGCTGTCCCGCGCGGACGCGCCCGTGCGCTGGGCCAAGGAGGGCGtcaggctggaggctgggggcagcctggtgctggaggaggagggcgcCCACCGGCGCCTGCTCATCCCCGCTGCTCGAGCCGAGCACTCTGGAAAATACGTCTGCGATGCTGGCGATGACACGGTGACCTTCACTGTCCAAGTGTCTGGTGAGCGAGGGGCcgggctgctgggtgctgggcgcGTGGACATGGGGCGCTGTTGATGGATGGACTGGGGGGGGGCTGTGGTCAAAGCCGGTGGTGGGGCAGTGGGTGTCCTCCGtgcagcaccccccccccccccatgggcAGCCCCCTGGCACGGCTCCCCACGGGCCAGGCCTCGCACGAGGGGCTCCCGGCCGTGGCTAATGGTAGCTGTGGTGCTGAGCGGTGCCGCAGACCCCCCCGTCAGGATTCTGGAGAGGGACACGCTGCTGACCCGCCGGCGCTGCCGGGCCATGGAGGACCTGGTGCTGGAGGTGCTCCTCTCGCACGCCCACGGGGAGGTGAAGTGGTACAAGGACGGGGAGAAGCTGCAGGACACGGGGCACGTGCGGCTGGAGGAGGACGGGGCGCGCCGCTCGCTCGTCGTCCTGGGTGCCACGGGCGGGGATGCAGGGGAGTACCTCTGCGACACCCGAGACGACAGCATCATCTTCTGCGTCTCCGTGGAAGGTAAGGGGGAGCTCCCTCGTGGGACGGCACCCCCCAAGGGTGCGATAGATCTTCCCGGGGGTGCACGTGGTGCTGACAGAGGCTGAATGCTCAGGACGGGGCGCAGGGagccttcctctccccccaccccacaacGTCACCCTGCAGCCGGAGCCACCAGCTGCGGCTCCCCGTGTCACACCGTGTCTCTCTCCAGCCCCGGAGCCGCCGGTGACCATCGTGGGGAACACGGGCACCACGGAGCACCGCTGCCTGGTGGCCGGGGAGGACCTGGTGCTGGCCTGCGAGCTGTCCCGGCCCGACGGCGCCGTGCGCTGGCTGCGGGATGGCCGGGAGGTGCAGCTGGGGGAGCGGGTGCAGGCGGCGTCCCGCGGGGTGCTGCGGGAGCTCACGGTGCGGGCGGCACAGCCCGGGGACTCGGGGTGCTACGTCTGCGACGCTGCCAGCGACCGCATGGTGACGAGCGTGGAGGTGGCAGGTGAGAGGGCGGGCGTCCCTCGCTCCCCTGGTGCCACAGCCCCACGTGGCACCACGTCCTCCTCTCCTGCATGTCCTGAGGTTAACTCCGTgctggagaggggaggggaCACCTCGGTGacctgctggtggcaggggacagggtAGCAGCaccggggggacggggggagccCTGTCCCCAAGTCCTGCTGGAGCTGTCGGCGAGGAAGGGGCATGTCAGGGCCGTCAGACGCacacctcctgcctccccaggcaggggctggtTAAATTTATCCTTGGCCGGCTCCCAGGcgcctctcctcctgctctggctgCCAAGGGCTGAGCTCAGCCCCAGACTTTATCAGCTGGGGGTGGCGGGCCGTGcggggtgggaggggggtggCGCAGGCAGGTATCCCCGATCCCAGCAAGGCGcttgggctggggaggggggtggaaaTTAAtggccccagcccagctgctgggctgcttgttcggggggggggggggaagcaggaGCGGGCTCTGTCAGCATTCCTGCCTGGGGGCCCGTCCTCGGGGGGACCTTAGCTGCCAGACGTGGCCAGCCTGCCCCATGGAcacccccagccagccccgctGTGACCCACAGTGACTCAGGCATCCCGCAGCTGGTCGCACTGTCCCCCCACTGCCCCTGCTCTGCGGCGACGTGCTGCGGCACGGCAGCAGTCCCACCATCGGCAGTGCCGCCCTGTCCCTGCGGTCACCCCTGACCCGTGCCATGTCCCCCGCGCACCCCAGCACAGCCCGTGCGCATCGTGAACAAGGAGGAGGCGCAGAGCCcgctggaggtgctggagggggACAGCGTCACGCTGGTGGCCCGGCTGTCCCCGGAGACGGCGGCGGCGCAGTGGCAGAAGGACGGGCAGACGCTGCGCTCGGGCGGGCGGCTGCTGGTGTGCAGCGAGGGCCCCGCGCGCAGCCTCACCATCAAGCAAGCGGAGCTGGGCGACGCTGGCGTCTTCCTCTGCGATGCCGGCGATGACGAGGTGAACTTCACGCTGCACGTCAAGGGTAAGCCTGCCGAGATGTCCCCCGTGGGATGTCCCCCCTGCCCCGACCCCAGGCTGAGCCCCCGCTCCCCATCACAGAGGCGCCCGTGCTGTTCGtgaacaagcaggaggagcgggagaagctgctggtgctggagggtGGCAGCGCCGTGCTCTCCGCCGTGGTGTCCAAGGAGCGAGCCGATGTCACCTGGCTGGGTCCCCAGCAGCACGTGGTGGCCGGCGAGCGCTGCCAGCTGCGGCAGGACGGCCGCGTGCACAGCCTGGTCCTCTGCAACGTGGCCAAGGAGGACGCCGGCGTCTACACCTGCCTGTCCCCCCACGACCAGATGCAGTTCGACGTCAGCGTCCGGGGTGAGCATCGGTGTGGGGGACACGCCGCGGCGCTCGGGGGGGGACCCTCCTGCTGATGCTCGGGGCTCggctgtgcagagctgcaggtgaaGTTCCTGCGCGGCCTCTCGGACGTGCGCGCGCGGCAGGGCGAGACGGTGGTGCTGTGGTGCGAGCTGTGCAAGGCCAGGGGCGACGTGGTGTGGCTGAAGGA from Oxyura jamaicensis isolate SHBP4307 breed ruddy duck chromosome 7, BPBGC_Ojam_1.0, whole genome shotgun sequence encodes the following:
- the OBSL1 gene encoding obscurin-like protein 1 isoform X1 is translated as MEGLGGAPRFLAYPRAFTVQSGADAVLRCQITGEPRPSILWEKDKTPIEPSGRFHVEAEGNVYSLLVSRVTPQDSGLYVCKAKNSVGETYAAATLKVEAGESQQEEEGEEGCPGSQAPTFLVGPSSLRVCRGEDVTFSCRVSGQPCPLLEWEKDGHKLGDLFESSHFAVGQAPEDWHFLKLFGARPPDAGVYVCRARSGSREALAAAVLLVEPRAMDATPDSSPSNGPQLLAERQPRRHRHAGTDTWAPVPNGVPGAKAFAVSAGKHAKFRCYVTGKPKPEIIWQKDGKPLAPSRRHLIYEDREGYFILKVLYCKPQDQGLYVCTASNTAGQTLSAVQLQVKEHRVRFQVQLEDVEVAEREDAVLECHVPLETIPTAWFLEDRELQPSHKYVMEDHGVVRRLTIRDARTDDDGIYLCQMKDKGRSIAEVSVRGVIVKRLPRKLDVMEGENAAFCVETREAVEGICWSHNGLQLHESPRIVLKSFGRTHLLVLVHVTREDAGVISFAIGESQTSSQLRVKCVKRDPPSAPVAAQMSTEQSNAALLTWCPAPDVHHRPPSTYVLERREAAGGEWVQCLTTELAGRVQVLGDSVPREADYCFRVCAVNKHGRSGPVEFPGSVHLAPAARLEKGLQDVWVRDGEDARFSLELSASVQGAWFLNGARLAEEEGGRYGVQHCRTEHSLLIRGAKLADSGATVTFVAGGVRDSATLHVQAPPAHIAPVPEAQRLRELPSGLPVLLECEVSPEGAPVRWLKDGEAVPPDGVIAMQAEGCVRRLLIRSATPGDAGTYTCDTGDDAVSFVVTVTEAPVRIVSSNEGFPHAYTAGQRVELWCQLSRAEAPVCWYKDGEEVEEGESLVLEHEGTRCRLVLPCARPQDAGEFVCDAGGDSVFYTITVAEAPVRIVSSNEGFPHAYTAGQRVELWCQLSRAEAPVCWYKDGEEVEEGESLVLEHEGTRCRLVLPCARPQDAGEFVCDAGGDSVFYTITVAAPPARIAPVPEAQRLQEVPSGLPVLLECKVSPEGAPVRWLKDGEAVEPSETLAIQSEGCLRRLHVPAAALSDSGTYTCDAGDAAASFRVTVIEAPVRIVSSNEGFPHAYTAGQRVELWCQLSRAEAPVCWYKDGEEVEEGESLVLEREGTRCRLVLPCARPQDAGEFVCAAGDTSVSYHIMVAEPRVRILHPAQRSLELPVLAPGRVELRCELSVPAAPVRWFKDGLEVDESDNLRLLAEGAWRCLLIPRSSAEDTGEYICESKDEAVSFDVKVSEPPVMILQPRRPPPVVKASPGDTVTLACELSRADAPVRWAKEGVRLEAGGSLVLEEEGAHRRLLIPAARAEHSGKYVCDAGDDTVTFTVQVSDPPVRILERDTLLTRRRCRAMEDLVLEVLLSHAHGEVKWYKDGEKLQDTGHVRLEEDGARRSLVVLGATGGDAGEYLCDTRDDSIIFCVSVEAPEPPVTIVGNTGTTEHRCLVAGEDLVLACELSRPDGAVRWLRDGREVQLGERVQAASRGVLRELTVRAAQPGDSGCYVCDAASDRMVTSVEVAAQPVRIVNKEEAQSPLEVLEGDSVTLVARLSPETAAAQWQKDGQTLRSGGRLLVCSEGPARSLTIKQAELGDAGVFLCDAGDDEVNFTLHVKEAPVLFVNKQEEREKLLVLEGGSAVLSAVVSKERADVTWLGPQQHVVAGERCQLRQDGRVHSLVLCNVAKEDAGVYTCLSPHDQMQFDVSVRELQVKFLRGLSDVRARQGETVVLWCELCKARGDVVWLKDGRPLEPGARREVRVQGRERSLVLSRVGPEDAGEYCCESNDDRTLATLTVQVPRVVEIIAELHSLTVLEGDDATFKCMVSPEDVAVAWQLNGQPVVPGERLLVARSGLCHSLTVRRCQPADAATVTANAEGLLSTARLSVQEAQVLFVRKLRDVVAEEEQDACLEVEVSHEAAEVQWLKQGVLLQPSGKHQLQESGRRRTLTIRSVSPSDRGTYRCESLHDRTQARLSVEPQKVSIRRPLADVETFEKETATFLLELSHAGVPGVWARGGVRVKPSGTCRISATGCTHSLTLEGLTLQDSGTITFTTDTLRSSARLLVREPPITMLKLPRDLGVPESGVATFECELSRPTAEVKWLKDGRELRPGPHCRIYSVGRRRLLQLGRCELPDAGVYTCDAGDCQASAMLHVHEHRVHVLQELQDARVREGDNAVFTCEVSHGDVAGEWFRGGEKIKVSSTVKIRQEGTRHFLLLCAVRPEDAGRIRFAARTAASEASLQVEALPIRIVKPLRDKTVLARHKATLECTVSHARGRVRWLRGDTEIFAGDKYEICNLDCYRTLIIHRVGPEDEDSYTCDAFDDRSTARLLVEGS
- the OBSL1 gene encoding obscurin-like protein 1 isoform X4; its protein translation is MEGLGGAPRFLAYPRAFTVQSGADAVLRCQITGEPRPSILWEKDKTPIEPSGRFHVEAEGNVYSLLVSRVTPQDSGLYVCKAKNSVGETYAAATLKVEAGESQQEEEGEEGCPGSQAPTFLVGPSSLRVCRGEDVTFSCRVSGQPCPLLEWEKDGHKLGDLFESSHFAVGQAPEDWHFLKLFGARPPDAGVYVCRARSGSREALAAAVLLVEPRAMDATPDSSPSNGPQLLAERQPRRHRHAGTDTWAPVPNGVPGAKAFAVSAGKHAKFRCYVTGKPKPEIIWQKDGKPLAPSRRHLIYEDREGYFILKVLYCKPQDQGLYVCTASNTAGQTLSAVQLQVKEHRVRFQVQLEDVEVAEREDAVLECHVPLETIPTAWFLEDRELQPSHKYVMEDHGVVRRLTIRDARTDDDGIYLCQMKDKGRSIAEVSVRGVIVKRLPRKLDVMEGENAAFCVETREAVEGICWSHNGLQLHESPRIVLKSFGRTHLLVLVHVTREDAGVISFAIGESQTSSQLRVKCVKRDPPSAPVAAQMSTEQSNAALLTWCPAPDVHHRPPSTYVLERREAAGGEWVQCLTTELAGRVQVLGDSVPREADYCFRVCAVNKHGRSGPVEFPGSVHLAPAARLEKGLQDVWVRDGEDARFSLELSASVQGAWFLNGARLAEEEGGRYGVQHCRTEHSLLIRGAKLADSGATVTFVAGGVRDSATLHVQAPPAHIAPVPEAQRLRELPSGLPVLLECEVSPEGAPVRWLKDGEAVPPDGVIAMQAEGCVRRLLIRSATPGDAGTYTCDTGDDAVSFVVTVTEAPVRIVSSNEGFPHAYTAGQRVELWCQLSRAEAPVCWYKDGEEVEEGESLVLEHEGTRCRLVLPCARPQDAGEFTCDAGDTSVSYHIMVAEPRVRILHPAQRSLELPVLAPGRVELRCELSVPAAPVRWFKDGLEVDESDNLRLLAEGAWRCLLIPRSSAEDTGEYICESKDEAVSFDVKVSEPPVMILQPRRPPPVVKASPGDTVTLACELSRADAPVRWAKEGVRLEAGGSLVLEEEGAHRRLLIPAARAEHSGKYVCDAGDDTVTFTVQVSDPPVRILERDTLLTRRRCRAMEDLVLEVLLSHAHGEVKWYKDGEKLQDTGHVRLEEDGARRSLVVLGATGGDAGEYLCDTRDDSIIFCVSVEAPEPPVTIVGNTGTTEHRCLVAGEDLVLACELSRPDGAVRWLRDGREVQLGERVQAASRGVLRELTVRAAQPGDSGCYVCDAASDRMVTSVEVAAQPVRIVNKEEAQSPLEVLEGDSVTLVARLSPETAAAQWQKDGQTLRSGGRLLVCSEGPARSLTIKQAELGDAGVFLCDAGDDEVNFTLHVKEAPVLFVNKQEEREKLLVLEGGSAVLSAVVSKERADVTWLGPQQHVVAGERCQLRQDGRVHSLVLCNVAKEDAGVYTCLSPHDQMQFDVSVRELQVKFLRGLSDVRARQGETVVLWCELCKARGDVVWLKDGRPLEPGARREVRVQGRERSLVLSRVGPEDAGEYCCESNDDRTLATLTVQVPRVVEIIAELHSLTVLEGDDATFKCMVSPEDVAVAWQLNGQPVVPGERLLVARSGLCHSLTVRRCQPADAATVTANAEGLLSTARLSVQEAQVLFVRKLRDVVAEEEQDACLEVEVSHEAAEVQWLKQGVLLQPSGKHQLQESGRRRTLTIRSVSPSDRGTYRCESLHDRTQARLSVEPQKVSIRRPLADVETFEKETATFLLELSHAGVPGVWARGGVRVKPSGTCRISATGCTHSLTLEGLTLQDSGTITFTTDTLRSSARLLVREPPITMLKLPRDLGVPESGVATFECELSRPTAEVKWLKDGRELRPGPHCRIYSVGRRRLLQLGRCELPDAGVYTCDAGDCQASAMLHVHEHRVHVLQELQDARVREGDNAVFTCEVSHGDVAGEWFRGGEKIKVSSTVKIRQEGTRHFLLLCAVRPEDAGRIRFAARTAASEASLQVEALPIRIVKPLRDKTVLARHKATLECTVSHARGRVRWLRGDTEIFAGDKYEICNLDCYRTLIIHRVGPEDEDSYTCDAFDDRSTARLLVEGS